The genomic window AAAAAGATATGCAAATGAAAAATACCTTGGGGCCTTCCCATAGATGTCTGGTATTGCTTTTAGGCATGCATATTCAACTCAGAAAGCATATTCTTTATAAATTGCATCCACTCCAAATCTGGATAGAATATACACATTTCTAGTGGTTATGATTATTCTATTTCTTATACAAAGTGACTTTATAATCAATTTCTCTAGTTCTTCTAATTGATTGATATTGTCAAAAATCATAAGAACCTTCAAATTATACAGCCTACCTGTTACAATTTTGAATATCTCAAAAGAACTTTACATCTCTAGTTTTTCTCTGTTAGAGTTTGGCAAATAATTTACTTTTGAACTGCCATAGCACCACCATCTTGATATAATTTGCTTATGTTTTCAATAAAATAATAACGTTCAAACTGATAAGAAATTTTGTCATACAAGACAGTAGAAGAAAATGTTTTGAGCTGACATAGCACCACCGAAAATTTGTTGCTGTCATATaagaatttgtttttgaaaaacgTTTTTAGTTTCATATAACATTAATAGTAACATActaaaaattttgataataagCCAATCAGAATCTGTGATGAACCGATGGCTGAATGAGGAattggattaatacagacagatttacagacggatttggtctttattacagacggatttttggttaccgacgaaattaccgacggattttgtccctctgtaaaagccccgtcggaaattatttaccgacggattttttttccgtcggaaaattacagacggatttttaccagttaccgacggattttccctctataaattttctatccatttcccataggcgacgaactttccgacggattttccgtctgtaattacagacggattttccgacggattttccgtctgtaattacagatggattttcagacggatttttcgtctgtaattacagacggattttcagacggattttccgtctgtaattacagacggattttccgacagattttccgtctgtaatttgaattttggaaaatcaTCCCACgttctgattacagacagaaaatccgtctgtaaattcgtcagtaaggtaaaataaattttttttaaaattttttcattgcaaaataAATACTTTAGATTTGTTTTCTAAATTTACTCCATCAAACACACTGTAAATTGAAAAAATCAGTtaagaaaacttcatgaacactttcaTATGCATGCATGATGAAAGCACAAGACGGATCAAGTCCCATTAATTTTATTTGGTGTAACTGTATAAGGCTTTCTTTTCCTAGTTCTTATCTATGGGCCCATTTGCTGTCCACTCTCTTGGGCAACATAAGCATATGGTAGATGGGTTTGTCTGCACACAAAAAGCTTTTAGGATTAGCCCCAAATAGGGCAGGGACAAGCAGGAACATATAGGCATTACTAACTTAGAATGTCAATAGAATAACACACAAATTCAAAGAATCTTCAAACAAGATAGCAACCTTCACCACTGCTTATACTACAGAATAGCAGAACACACACCATCAACATGAACAATATATTTAATGCTTGGGAGAGTAAGAGAAAGAGGGGTACCCTCAAACGATCAGAGAGAATAGAAGGAGTGATGAGCTTGAATTTGGGAGCTTCAGAGAGGAGCTTGTCATAAGTACCCTGATCAAACAGCACCTGGTTGTTCACCTTTTCCTTTTGCTTTCCCTTGCTCCACTTCTGTTATTCACATTCACAATAACAAAAAATCCAAACTTTAAAATCCCCAAAATTACCCAATAGGTCAACCAATGATTCATTTAGGGCCCAAAAAAAGGtaacatttattttaaaattaaggtCTAAAATTGGTTAATGCATATGGCCATGGGAGTCAAGTGACATTCAAACTACAAGTCAAACACCACACATATCAAATATCTGCTTAGAATGTATGTCTACTATGATTTACACAGCTAACAATAAATTCAATCTATTGTTCCAATATAGAGGTCAACATTTTGCCTCCATTCACCAGTGTATTATTTATCTCTAATTCAGATTCAGGTGGGAAATCAATAATTTCCATATCATATCACAGGTCCCTGGTATTCTAATTGTAAAACATAAAAGATCAAGAAGAATTTGGCCAACTTCAGAAGACATCACAGCAATTTAATTATTTGGTGCtttaattaaaaagtaaaatacaaCATAAGGAGTTATTTTGGTGGCCATACTATCATAGGCAAAGTCTGTTTCATGGCCATTTCTTTGATGTGCATCAAGATCAATGATCATCACCCTAAAGATTTTGCAGACAGTTAGAAGATAATTCTAATTTGCATGTGTTAAGAGCATGTCCTAGCTTGCAATGATAAAGCCTAAACGACAGTTATACTACCTTGATATATTCAACCAAACCAAAGCAAAGTGGATGCAAAGAGAAATATCTGCATAAGCACAAAATCCACCTCCTTTTTCTGCAGAGCAGTGATGAAATCCTCCTCCTACGTTAAGAATTTTGGAGAAGTTAAACAGACAAAACAAGGAAAATGAACAAGGGAAAAGAAAGTTACTTCACCTGCTTCCGGAATGGATGAAGAACTTTTTGTTGCACAAGACAGTTGGAAAATAACCCCACCGGAGGGACCTACGTTTATTATTCTATATCAGTGAATATTTAGCATATCAACTGCATAAAGTTCCAGCAATTACCAATTTTgtacaaaataacaaaataataaaaaacaaatacACAAAAGCATTCCAATAAATATGTAAGTTTATTTTCTTGATTTCTTCCTATTGTACAAAAGGAAAGATAAAGACTAACTACATACCCTTTCATGCAAGGGCACCATAAGTAATGAAAATCAAGGAATGAGAAGTATCAACATTGTTAAAAGAAAACATTGTTAAAAGAAAAGTGTCAAGCTAATTTAACCAATCAAACTGAAAAGTGAGACTtataaaaaaaatgcagaattcaATTTCCTATGATTTCTCAGCAACCAAACAGTAACagaaaccaaaaaataaaaaagaagcagTGCGTCTGTGTCTTGAATCCTTGATCCAATAAAAGTGAAACATCTCTTCAGAAAGGGGGAAAAATGAATACAAATTAGTTCCCTGGAGATAAGTTTGCTAAACAACTCAGTAAAATGTAAAAATTGAAGAAGCACAAACATAAACACCAGTAACTAGTAAGCTTTTCTTAAAACAAAGAAGTTTAGAAGGAAACTAAAAGTGGATAGTAGGTAGGAAGTCTAAAACAGAAAAACTGCAAGAAATACAGAAATCACTAGATTTCCAAGCAAATTATCTTCTTTCTGAACATGGggaaaattttacaaaaaaataataaagcccTACGAAGAAAGGTATAGCAATTAAATTAATGTATGTTTGCAAGCAATTCTAAGAGAAAATACAGATAACCCAAAGTGAGCAAATAGAATAAAAACAAGGATGCAGTTGTTAAGTCTATCAGGCAGATCATATATGAACTATTCTTCAACAAGGATGAAAAATATGTGAAGAACAATGTGAAACCAGAAAGGACACATCTAATAGCTCTAATACCTGAACTTTACGGAGAAGATTGCAAGTACGATGCAGCTTCTCTATGTGCTCCCTTTTGTCAAAAAGAGAAGTGTTAACGCTGTCACTCCTTGACTGCACAGACATTATCTGCAACAACCAGAAAAAACACACATTCCTATCAAACTCAATTCGAATCGGATTGAGTAAACTATAGCTACAACTACCTTCTCAAGAAGTTGCTCCATGTTTGAACCTTCACGAAATTCCCTAATTTAACGATTCCAAATCAAAACCGAACAAACAGAAAACAATCACAATGAAATGCGAAGAGACTTGGAGGGGATATCGTCGGGTACAAAAGCACAAAAGCAGAGTATGATAAACCTAAAACTCGCACAGAAAAATTGAGCCCTAAGATTTATCACGAAGAACAGAATCACAAAATCAGGATATATACCTGAAATTTGAGATGGTTACGAGAAGAACCGAGAGAGCGAGTTGAGATTAGATGGAAGAGGCGCTAGAGGGAGCAGATGCGATGAGAGCAGCGGCAGAGAGAGCTCTGCGACCATGGGAGTAGATGCGACGAGAGCGGCGCCGGAGGGATCTCGTGCGACGCaagggatgagagagagagattgTGCGACGCAACGGCGGCAGCGGCAGCGGCGGCAGCGGCAGCGGCGGCAGCGGCAGCGGCGGAAGAAGCAGAAGTAGCAGCCACGGAGAGAAGTAACTCGTGCTAGGGAGAGGAGAAGAAGCTTTCATTTGCAAGAAGCTCGTGTTTCATTTGCCTTTAATTCCATATTTTcgacggaaaattttaaattacagacggattttccgtctgtaataatttaataaaacgcacCGTTTTGTTTCCTTatttacagacggaaaatccgccTGTAACCATTTtccacgaaaaaaattaattttttcgacgGAATAatcgacggattctcttttccgtctgtaatttatgttaATCCATTTTTTTgattttccgacaaaaaatccctctgaaattccttctgtatttccgtgggataaaatccgtcggaaatatccgtctgtaataactaattttctagtagtTAAATAATTTCAAATTATTAGGGAAAATCAAATATTAATTAGCCACTAGATAGAATATGCAAATTAAGATAATAATAATTTCAACAGTAGATAAATACATTGCACAAGTATAAGAGGGTAGATAATAATAATTTCAACAGTAGATAAATGTATTTCGACACTAGATAGGATATGCAAATTATGATAACTTGGCAGTTCAATTCTTAAAATGGAGGAAAACTTGgcagcaacaataacaacaaagtgGAGGAGTGCAAAATCAACACAATTCAGATAAATAAACACACATGCCTTAACAAAAATAAcaaacaacaccaaatttaaCGGCTAAAAAGGATGGACTCATGGAACTAAAGAAATAACAGAGaacatcaaaatcaattttttttcttttacaaaccTTTACCTTAATAGAGACAACGCAGTCAACAACCCAGCACAGTAGCAACGGCGACGATTGTGCTCAGTAGATCGGAGGCAATTCGGTTTCTCCGTGAGGAAACTATTACCAACAGCGTGTTATAGCAAAGCCATTGAAgtgtaggagaagaagaagaggggtAGAAATTGGGGGTTTAACATTATGGACAGAATAACACACCACTTGATGTCGTTTTGGCCAAAACACGCGCCAAAAATAATACGACGTCATTTTTGGAGTGCCAGCGTGGCAGGAATTTGTCCACCTCAGCTTTCCGATGGCTAGTGATGAACGAAAACTGCCTGAGGAACTACTGTGAGTGCTGGAGTGCAACTTTGAGGACTAAATTGAGTAACTATTAACTTCAAGGACCAATTTGAGGTTCAAGTGCAACTTCATAGACTACTTTGAGACTTAACTCTATAGAACACAAGTTGTAGATGCCAAGTTGCCAATAGTGCATTTATCCTTACGGTGCTTTTGATGGAGTCCGCCACAGGCCACCgctacaattattattattaataaatggAAAACTATGTAAATAAAAGCAATTTGAGAAAAGATCAAAGTTGTATAAATAAATTATCAATCATAAATTTATTGATATATAGTTTTCTTTAGATTCCTTGCCCCAAATGTGCATAAATAACTACGGccgtttttttattttaataaaatcttAAAGTGACGAGAAAATAGCAATTTGAGCGGAGATTAAAGTCGTAGAAATAAATTATCAATCATAAATTTATTGATATGTAGTTTTTTGTAGATCACTGTGCCCAAAATTTTCATAAATAACTACGGTCGTTTTAATGACAAGTGTTACTTAAAAAATTTGTTAGTAAAAATTCAAATGACTTTTGCAAATAAttacactaaaaaaattattaaaactaCTAGAACAAAATTCTATGGTTTgttacaagaaattgaagaaaaaaatcttgataaaaagacaaaaacagTTGCATATCATTCAAATATGtacaaaataataccagaaacaCAATAACAATATTCTGTTATATAGTTACAGCATAAAAAGGACAACGTAACAGCACCAAATACACCTCAATTCACACGAAATATACCAAAAAGACAAACAAAATACACTTTTTTTAGTACACCATACAATATGAGTTCAAAAAGATCATGCAactcaaaataattaaaatgataCCAGAAGCACTAGAATAAAATTCTATGGTTTGTTATAAGAAATCGATGAACAAAATTCTTGATAAATGGACAAAAATAGTTGCAAGTCACTCAAATATGTACAAAATAACATCAAGAGCACAATAACAATATTTTGTTGTCTAGTTACAGCATAAAGAAGACAATAGCATTAAGTATACTTCAATTCACATGAAATACACCGAAAGACAAATAAAATACATCAAAATACAAACCAAAATAcaccattatttttttttattatatcataCAATGTGAATTTAAAAAGACATGCAACTCAATGAAACATGCATAAAATGATACTATatcactacaacaaatatggcctTTAGCAATGCTAAATTTTGCAACGCCTTAAAACTGTtctcttagatagttttagacaacggttttttgtagtgttactgttgaattcaattttttactattttatagcaacaaattaaaaccgttctctttgactattttaaagaacggttttataatcGTTACCATGATTTATTTTTAAGCAAtggttttttattgttgtttaaataattgACAAAAGAAACACGTAAAAACCGTTGTcaaaatgctacactttaaaaccgttctattagatggtcttagacaacggtttttacagtgttgttgttgaagttcaatttttcattacatctcaaatattttataaaattattatattactcGTATAAATTTTACTCTAGCTCTAAATTCCTAAATAAATCCCTAATTTTACAAATCCCTAACCATAACCTAATGAAAAACGCACGCACACAGAGcagaagaaagggaaagaaaggaAACGGGAAGCTTGAGGGGGAGACAGAAGAGAAGAAAGGAGGAAAGGGAGACAGAGGacgagggagaagaagagaggggaaGGAATAGCGCCATGGAGCTTGGTGCCGCTGGTGAGCTACCATCGCAGAGAAGAAAGGGAGAGGCGAACGTGACCCACGAAGGAAAGGGAGGAGCCGCCGTCGAGCCACGCACCGTCGCCGTTGTTCGTGCATTGCTGTTGTCGTTCGCTGAGGGTGAGACGCGAAGAGAAGATACTGACCTGCACCATCACGCCTCACTGCCTTCGTCAAGCCTTCATCACTGTCGAACCTTATTCCCGTTGCCATCAGGTTTGCTGCTGCTGCCATTGAGAGAGCCGCCACTGAGGCGAGCCGAATAGGGAGATGAGGTCACCGTCGATATGGTCACAGAAAGGGAGAAACGGATGCGCATGAGAGAATGACACAGAAGAGGAGGAGCCATTCCTCTGCCGTTGCTGTTGCCGGAAATCTTGGTTGCTGCCGTCATTCATGATAAGTTAGTCGTGTCCTAGTTACCAGAACCACTATCTCTGAACCCTATTTACTTTGTAACAATCCTGTATTTGTTTCTGATGTTCCTGGCTCTATTGCATTTTTGGAATCGTCATAGCTGAAGCTTGTCACCGGTGAAGACAAGCTGCTGCGCCATCCCCTTCATTCTAACACCGAACCTCCCGTTTGTAACCCTGTAACGCTTCCACTCTTGTTCTATTTAGCATTTTGTTTCCGTGTtatattctaattttaattacagtAGCCAATGTCTTTGTTTTAGCACTGCGTATGTTCTGCCGGAAATGTCGAAATGGTTGCTGCGAGTGTGATCATAGTTGGTGCTGCTGTCTCTGTCCCGGTTAGGTTGGAATTATCACTGCTGCTGCCACAAATTGGGGATAAAGGGGCTTTTTGCGTTAAATTATGCGATTGCTTCATCGAGGTAGGGGTTTAACTTAAacgattttaatttaagaatgcctacaaggtttattgaataactgcaaataggtttaatagctgtgagtaattgattaattatatgaatgttgaattgtggctgaaattaTAATTGGAATGATTGAGATTTTGATTGGGACTTTGATTGAATTCGTTAATTTTGTGAAATTGAATTATGAATTGTTTGATGAGAGATTATTGTGATTTCTATATTTTGATGGATCAAATTGAAATTGTTGCTGTTGAGCTAGTTTACTGTAATGGACTTAGTTGGTGATTAATTGAAACTGGGTTTAAGAAATAATTGGAAGATTGAATCTTGAAGTGTTAAACCAATTgctgaaaatatgatttttgaaattaaaagacaACTTTGGAAGTAAATTAGTTattcaacaataatcaaaatGATATGAGAGTAAAGGCAACTATGATAAAAAGTTGTTGTTGGGATTCAATTTTGAGAAGTTTGAATTAACTAGAGAAttggttatgatttttcaaagttaaattgcaaaatctgattttctgcattacttttaaactaagtcagaaactttgaaaagctataactaattctgtgatTATCGGAATTGTATGGGACCAAGTCTGGATTAAACTTGGGAATATGTGGAGCTGGACTAGAAAATTTGAGGACTtttcattaaatagaaaatttatggcaaatttttaaagttaAGTCATTAAATTTGTCCTGCAGCAGAAGAGTTCAAACAGGgcagcaacttgtttgtcttgctgcGATTCCTATGAGCTGAGTTCTGGAGCGaaactaattttattttaaaatttgattgactTGGTTAATTTCTCTAAAACTTCAGAATTTTAGGAGTTAAGGATTGAGAGTTGTGAATTTTTGGAAGTTAATGATTAAGGCTGGAAAGAATTAGTTTTCAGCAAGTTATACATCAGcttccaatgcttgtaactcttagCATTGAATAGAAATTGGGTTGCAACCAAGACACACTTGTTTTTTGATAAGTTAGGAGTCTCCAAACCAAATTTTAGCCTAATTGAAGTTTTGTAGTAAAAGTTATATAAGTTAAAAGATACTAAGCTTGTTGGTTTCTAAAACTTGTTGCTTGTAAAAGTTATATAAGTGATCTTCACATTAGAATTTGCACTAAAAATTGTGATAAACTGAAATAAAAGACTTGATCATGTAGGTCGTTAGTTGTATGAAATAATGATGTTAAGTGCCTTGTAGGATTTTTTCCCTCTTCTTCCTCTAGAAGATTCTTAATTTTTATCTTGATTTACCAAAGGCTGACAAAATTCcatcatttaatgcaattttctTTGCTTTTTAATCTTGTCTTTAGATGAAGACCATTCGAAATGATACTTAATTGGATATTTTGTAATGGTGTTATTTTGCATGCCCACttcatttcttcttattttactgtTTTATTCAAACATATTGGTTTTCTGCATTTTGCTGAATGCTGTTATATACTTCAGTCCATGAGTCTTATTCTAAAGCAATGAAGACCACTATTGTGGATCATCATGCTGTATGATTTGTAGCTAAGATGcaatttttttcatttcattgtcTTTTTTTTCCATCTAATTCCATTTTGTCTTTGTTAATAAGTATAGCCATACTACGATATCATACTATTGCAGGCAGTGTGGATAGTAGTCTCCTGTTAAAGCTTCTTTTCAGCACTATATTTGAGTATCTTCAGGTTAGCTTCACTCCATTGTAATTTCTTTGTATTAATTTCATGTAAAAATGCAGCACAATCTGTTACGTGGTGTATATAGTTTCTTCCTGTCTTGGTGTTTGCTAGCAataatttgtttatttgtttttttttttcatttccatGGGTTCATCAGAGTGCTAGAGTCACTTGTTATTTTGTAGCTTAACTATAAGTGCTTAATAATTATATATCTTGGCACAAATTGATCATTGAtaaatatgttttttattttgtagaTGTTGCAAATAATTTCAAAGCCAATGAAGGATATTGGCCCACGTGCAATGTTCTATCTGGCTGTTGCAGTATCTGACTTTTATGTTCCTTGGAAGGACATGGTATAAAATTGACATGATGGTTCTTTCCATGAAAGTTTCATCCCTTATTAACTTCAATTTTGACTTGAATGATTTTGTAATATGTTAAGATACAAGAATATTAACCATGTCAATTTCAACATCTGTGCTAGAgttagttattaattatttagAGAATTAGCATACAGATAACACTGCATAACTTAATTAGTACTACTTAGATTGTGAAAACTGCTTAGATTGCGAAAACTAAAAAGTATAAGCAAAAAAACATTTATTGTATTTTGAAAAATGGTGATGATATAAGTACAAGTAGTTATGACCTAGACTAGTGTGTATGTTATCTTGCAATAATGATATAATGTGATTGTGGATCTtagtaatttgattcaaatagtttagattatttattgatactaaattaaaaaaaaaagttggaaCTAATTTCATTCATGAGAAAACTATtataaataaagaattatatat from Arachis ipaensis cultivar K30076 chromosome B09, Araip1.1, whole genome shotgun sequence includes these protein-coding regions:
- the LOC107619295 gene encoding uncharacterized protein LOC107619295 isoform X2, which gives rise to MEQLLEKIMSVQSRSDSVNTSLFDKREHIEKLHRTCNLLRKVQVPPVGLFSNCLVQQKVLHPFRKQKWSKGKQKEKVNNQVLFDQGTYDKLLSEAPKFKLITPSILSDRLRVPLFLLLSQALNILFMLMVCVLLFCSISSGEGCYLV
- the LOC107619295 gene encoding uncharacterized protein LOC107619295 isoform X1, coding for MEQLLEKVVVDRNVCFFWLLQIMSVQSRSDSVNTSLFDKREHIEKLHRTCNLLRKVQVPPVGLFSNCLVQQKVLHPFRKQKWSKGKQKEKVNNQVLFDQGTYDKLLSEAPKFKLITPSILSDRLRVPLFLLLSQALNILFMLMVCVLLFCSISSGEGCYLV
- the LOC107619295 gene encoding uncharacterized protein LOC107619295 isoform X3, whose protein sequence is MSVQSRSDSVNTSLFDKREHIEKLHRTCNLLRKVQVPPVGLFSNCLVQQKVLHPFRKQKWSKGKQKEKVNNQVLFDQGTYDKLLSEAPKFKLITPSILSDRLRVPLFLLLSQALNILFMLMVCVLLFCSISSGEGCYLV
- the LOC110266678 gene encoding uncharacterized protein LOC110266678 isoform X1, with the protein product MLKLVTGEDKLLRHPLHSNTEPPVCNPHCVCSAGNVEMVAASVIIVGAAVSVPVRLELSLLLPQIGDKGAFCVKLCDCFIEMLQIISKPMKDIGPRAMFYLAVAVSDFYVPWKDMV
- the LOC110266678 gene encoding uncharacterized protein LOC110266678 isoform X2, with protein sequence MLKLVTGEDKLLRHPLHSNTEPPVCNPHCVCSAGNVEMVAASVIIVGAAVSVPVRLELSLLLPQIGDKGAFCVKLCDCFIESMSLILKQ